CTGCTATTGATTGATGGCACATTTGTTTGTTTTCAGTCTTCTGCGGATGTGCCAGTCCAAGCTTGCTGGTCCCATGTTCCTGCATCACATCTTCATTCTGTTCCGCTTCGTTCTGTTCCGCTGTCAGTGCCGTTCCAACAAGGTGAGGGTGGTTTACGTCCTCAGTTCAGTCATGGATTATGTATGGATCAATCGGCTGTCGAGAGGTTTCATGAACCATGTACAGCAACCCTACCTCAAGACACACGTAGGAATTTTCCTGTGTCAAATGATGCTACCATTGCAGCTCAGTTCCCTGATGAACTTGGGTTGGTGGACCCTGCAATCTCCACGGGCACTCATGTTCTAAATGGCAGCAGGACCACAACGTTCAGCTCATCGAATACATCGTTCTGCTCAACAAATAATAATGGACCGGTCCATAATACCGTCTCAAAGAGCTCATCAAgaatcaatgctggaaataatgGAGCTGGAGGTGGAAtccacaacagcagcagcaacaaccagAGCATGAATTCTGCTCATAAGAATCAATCTTCTACCCATCACCAGCAGAACTCAACCCATCAACACTATAACCTAGGTCAGAGAGCAAAGACAAGTTCAAGTTCAGGTTCTGGAGGTGAATGGTCTCATAGAAGGATGGGTGGATTTCAGGGAAGGAACCAATCATCCGGGGTAGACAATAAGAATTTCGGTGCTTCAAAAATGAAGCAAATATATGTAGCCAAGACAACCACAAGTGGGACATCAACACAGGATTGAGAAACTAAAGCTGTTGCAGTGGTTGGGATGGTCACATAAATGGAATTGAACTATTGCAGAAGTGAACGGAGGAGGATGACAGTAAGCAATGCGAGTAATTCCATTGCGCAAGGTATTTTCTACCGATGAATTGTTCTGTAGCTCTTTGATTTAGCCAGTTTAGTTTTTCAAGATTACATCACAGATTGTGCTTCTTTTCAAGATAGCCTATCCTTCATGTAATACCCTACGCTTTTGTAATACCCCATTTTTCATCATAATTTTTTCCCCATTAGTAATAGGAATAGCATCCGAAGTTCATGCCACaacaaaaagagagaattttagATTTTATGCCAAAGGCTTGCAATTTACAAAGAATCACAAGAAGAATAACTTATTTCAGCCAGAACCCGTACTTGGCCGAACAGAGAATTCAATCAGCTCCAGGCACCGTCGCAAAATGCTCATCTGGTTTCCAGATTTCCCACCCTTGTCAGACACATTTTTCTTTCCACTCCAGATTTGTATAACCAAAGCTCTGCGCAAAACTAGAAACCAACTGTTCATGAATCACTTCTTCACTAGGAAGTTCCAACCCTGTCTCTCTTTTTAACGATGTAACTCCTTTCTTGGCGCATCCACAAGGCACAATGTGCTTAAAGAAATTTAAATCAGGATCAATATTGAATGCCAATCCATGAGAAGTGATCCCTGACGAAATCCGAACCCCAATTGCTCCTATCTTCCCCTCTCCCACAAAAACCCCTGTCTCGCACTTGTTTCCAACTTGAGCTTTCACGCCATATAAATGCGCCAACTGAATCATTGTCAGTTCGAGATTCTCAACATACTTCCGAGCACCGAATCCGATATCTTTCAGAGAAATAATGGGGTACAAGATAGCTTGGTGTGGACCATGAAATGTTATGTCTCCCCCTCTATCAGTGTAATGAAGCTCAGCTCCCATATTTTGCAGCTCTTCCTTGGGCACAAGTAAATTGTGATCAGTCCGCCGTTTCCCAAGGGTGTATGTTGGAGGATGTTGCAATGACAGAAGCGTATCTGGAATTTTGCCGAGTTTTCTATCGGCCACGAGCTTCTCCTGCAGCTTAATTGCATCCATGTAGTTTACGCAACCCATTTTCCATACCTCGAGGCTCCTTCGTAGTAGCGGCCTCATTCCCTGCGAACCCAGATAAAAAATCAAATGTTACAGCAATAATAAGTGCCAAAGCATCAAAATACGCATATACCAATCCCTTTGTCGAATCAAAACCCCTTGATAAAGAATTTTGAGGTGTGGAATTAAAAGCATACTTACAAACATGGGAATTAGCAAATGGAGATTCTGCAAAAAAAATCTCTTTAGTGGATGATTTCTAGGTCAGAGGAGAGGAACATAAAGAAGAATATTAAGATATTTGTTTGCAACATGGAAGGACGAAATTGAACGAAGGAATTGATTTATTTGTAGCCGATTTTATTAGATTCCGGTTCCGGTTCTAGTCCCAGTTCTTAAAGTTGGACCTATTAAAGAAAAAGTGGGTGGAAAAATGAAGGCCCTAGGGCAATTCCTATGTCAATGTACAAACTAAAGTTTTTATTGAGCTACCTGGATGGGCAAATAGGTTTCTTCACTATGCAGAAGTTGGCGGTTAACCATCAAGCGCTAGGACCGGGAACATCCGCCCGCATGTGTAGGTTAAACGCGGCGTGTGGAGGTGAAACTCGGTGTTTGTAACACAATCGGGAGCGTTTGTCATAAAAAATGCTAGTGTGTGAGACACAAATACTGGCGTGAGAAACAAAAAATCCAACGGTCAAATACCCAATGTCCATATTCCTAATGGCTATTATTTTCAATACGTATAAATTCCTTCAACTAAATTCATTTTCACTCACACCACTACTACCTCTTCTTCTATAATTTTCACAACCCATAattccttcttctaaaactcttctaaaccaaaattttcttgataCAGTATGAGCAACTTAATATGAAAAGCGGTCAAGAGTATAAAGAAGAAAGGAGATCGAAAAAATGAACCGGTACCGCGGCCTGCCACAGACGTAGATCATTCTCAAAATCGGGAAACAGAGTTTGCTTCGCCGAGTGTCGTTGCTGCTCCATCATTAGTCCAAGGTTATGTGCCGGGGTATCAAGAGCGGTCTGAGAATTTTTATAGAATGAGAGGTGGATTATATGACTTAAAGGCTATTTATGTTGGTCTACCCCATGCAATCCAAGAAAGGGTTGACAGATATCCCTTGCGTTCGCTTTATAATGTGAACCCtagaagacacaacaacaaaatTACGACAGTATTGGTAGAAAGGTGGTAGCCGACGACGCACACGTTCCATTTTTTAGATTTTGAAATTTGTAAGTTTgtttaacttaacttaaattttattttttaaataattattaaataattaaaaaaattaatcgtAGTTGATATTATTCTTGTAATAGGAATTACACCACTTGATTTGTATCTCATTTGTGGGGTTCCAAGTGGAGTGGGAGATCCGTCACCATACAACCAAAACGAAGGGAAATCAAATAATAAATGGCAGGCGCTTCTTTCCTCGTTTATTGAATCAAATATACGCAGATCATAAAGATTTGAAAGGAGGTAGGATATTATGTTCAGCGTTGAAGCTTTTCCTTAACCAAAACAAAAAACTCAGAAAATGTTGATGACTTTCCTGAACTTGAAAGGGTGTTTATCTTGCAGGCACTGAGTCAGACGttgtttccaaactcaacttctGTTTCTCGTATTGGTTGGCTTGTagcgttagaagatcttgacaaagcacCAG
This DNA window, taken from Papaver somniferum cultivar HN1 chromosome 3, ASM357369v1, whole genome shotgun sequence, encodes the following:
- the LOC113355541 gene encoding octanoyltransferase LIP2, mitochondrial-like isoform X1; its protein translation is MFGMRPLLRRSLEVWKMGCVNYMDAIKLQEKLVADRKLGKIPDTLLSLQHPPTYTLGKRRTDHNLLVPKEELQNMGAELHYTDRGGDITFHGPHQAILYPIISLKDIGFGARKYVENLELTMIQLAHLYGVKAQVGNKCETGVFVGEGKIGAIGVRISSGITSHGLAFNIDPDLNFFKHIVPCGCAKKGVTSLKRETGLELPSEEVIHEQLVSSFAQSFGYTNLEWKEKCV
- the LOC113355541 gene encoding octanoyltransferase LIP2, mitochondrial-like isoform X2 — translated: MRPLLRRSLEVWKMGCVNYMDAIKLQEKLVADRKLGKIPDTLLSLQHPPTYTLGKRRTDHNLLVPKEELQNMGAELHYTDRGGDITFHGPHQAILYPIISLKDIGFGARKYVENLELTMIQLAHLYGVKAQVGNKCETGVFVGEGKIGAIGVRISSGITSHGLAFNIDPDLNFFKHIVPCGCAKKGVTSLKRETGLELPSEEVIHEQLVSSFAQSFGYTNLEWKEKCV